A genomic window from Pelagicoccus albus includes:
- a CDS encoding RrF2 family transcriptional regulator encodes MLKYGKASQNAIMALTYLAEGFDYGATRFNSRDIAQHRNLPQPIVAKLLVTLSQAGLVDGAPGPKGGYWLAKPPSEISLLDIVSHFEKIGERVACPFGVDRCNENSPCTFHRKLEELDQQLVGFLKENKLSMFTQELRTPRSTLAT; translated from the coding sequence ATGCTCAAATACGGAAAAGCGTCCCAAAACGCCATTATGGCGCTCACCTACTTGGCAGAAGGTTTCGACTACGGCGCTACCCGATTCAACTCCCGAGACATTGCGCAACACCGCAATCTTCCACAGCCCATAGTGGCGAAACTGCTGGTCACGCTCTCTCAAGCCGGTCTAGTAGACGGCGCTCCGGGGCCCAAAGGTGGGTACTGGCTGGCCAAACCTCCGTCCGAGATTAGCTTGTTAGATATCGTATCCCACTTCGAAAAGATTGGGGAGCGAGTGGCTTGCCCATTCGGAGTTGATAGGTGCAACGAAAATTCGCCCTGCACCTTTCACCGTAAACTTGAGGAACTAGATCAACAGCTAGTCGGATTTCTGAAGGAGAATAAGCTGAGCATGTTCACACAAGAGCTTCGAACCCCGAGAAGTACCCTAGCAACCTGA
- a CDS encoding YecH family metal-binding protein gives MKWSLECGMSQFSNLQKPDIHAHEILDMMESSGKTYSNESLSKEIAETFGEESTFNTCSAQGMDCKVIVDHLWEKGKFSGTTEAFVYSPGSRCDH, from the coding sequence ATGAAATGGTCATTAGAATGCGGCATGAGCCAATTCTCCAATCTGCAAAAACCAGACATCCACGCCCACGAAATCCTCGATATGATGGAAAGTTCGGGGAAAACCTACTCGAACGAGTCGCTCTCCAAGGAAATCGCGGAGACCTTCGGGGAAGAATCGACCTTCAATACCTGTTCCGCTCAGGGAATGGATTGCAAGGTGATCGTAGACCACCTGTGGGAAAAGGGAAAATTCTCTGGAACCACCGAAGCGTTTGTGTACTCACCCGGCAGTCGCTGCGACCACTAG
- a CDS encoding c-type cytochrome, with translation MKTTLATILVLSSFSTVSHAGEKEALIATGKTKFEQVCIACHKYERTEQMIAPPAFAIQTHYAQQFGENEAAFRKAIVDWAKHPDADKTLMPGAITKFNLMPPLPLPDEDLDAIAAYIFSTEFTEKCDMKGMEGMQNGMGKKAGQRMKAGNAN, from the coding sequence ATGAAAACTACCCTAGCTACGATCCTTGTCCTATCATCATTCTCAACAGTCTCGCATGCAGGTGAGAAGGAGGCGCTGATCGCCACAGGGAAAACTAAATTCGAGCAGGTTTGTATCGCGTGCCACAAATACGAGAGGACGGAGCAAATGATCGCCCCACCGGCCTTCGCCATCCAAACCCACTATGCTCAACAGTTTGGAGAGAATGAAGCAGCGTTTCGCAAAGCGATAGTAGACTGGGCTAAGCATCCAGACGCGGACAAAACGCTAATGCCCGGCGCTATAACAAAATTCAATCTCATGCCACCTCTTCCACTTCCCGATGAGGATCTCGATGCCATCGCGGCCTACATCTTCAGCACCGAGTTTACCGAAAAGTGCGACATGAAGGGCATGGAGGGCATGCAAAACGGCATGGGAAAAAAGGCCGGTCAACGCATGAAAGCCGGCAATGCGAACTGA
- a CDS encoding DUF2127 domain-containing protein, with protein MTDRPTPKGLKAVALVELAKGVLALLAAVWFLYTLGDNWAEGLSYLNTRFAPSIELPERLFDLAQSFDRDRQVLAISGLTTYSVLHIVEGIGLWKSKLWAEWLGTISGGVYIPFEIIELVNHPSWLTAAILSLNVSIVIYLIFAIKSKM; from the coding sequence ATGACCGACCGCCCGACGCCCAAAGGACTGAAGGCGGTCGCCCTAGTCGAACTGGCCAAGGGAGTGCTGGCTCTGTTGGCAGCGGTTTGGTTCCTGTACACTCTGGGAGATAACTGGGCGGAGGGACTAAGCTATCTAAATACACGTTTCGCCCCTTCTATCGAATTGCCGGAAAGACTATTCGATCTGGCTCAAAGTTTCGATCGGGACCGCCAAGTCCTAGCCATTAGCGGACTCACCACCTACTCGGTATTACATATCGTGGAGGGAATTGGCCTATGGAAATCGAAGCTCTGGGCGGAGTGGCTCGGGACTATTTCTGGTGGAGTCTACATTCCATTCGAAATAATCGAACTGGTAAATCATCCCAGTTGGCTCACCGCTGCGATCCTAAGCCTAAATGTGAGTATCGTGATTTACCTCATTTTCGCTATAAAATCGAAAATGTAG
- a CDS encoding phosphoribosylaminoimidazolesuccinocarboxamide synthase → MISGEDLKAALPSAPVRDLIEEINAPKIASGKVREIYDLEDSVLLVATDRISAFDVVLPGGIPGRGLILTQLSHFWFQQTKHIAPNHIIPNEAEILKDELKLSSDSQLRSMAVRKLKPLEIECVVRGYIAGSGWASYQADKTVCGIKLPEGLQLASKLPEPIFTPTTKASEGHDMPVTPEEAAEIVGQDVFDKVKAISLELYAFGSQLAAKAGIILADTKFEFGTDENGEIFLIDEVLTPDSSRYWDAAEYKVGSSPASFDKQIIRDYLESLSDWNKCPPGPELPPEIVAKAQSRYLEVYSKLVGAVD, encoded by the coding sequence ATGATTTCCGGCGAAGACTTAAAAGCCGCGCTTCCCAGCGCCCCAGTACGTGATTTGATCGAAGAGATCAATGCCCCTAAAATCGCCTCCGGTAAAGTGCGCGAAATTTATGACTTGGAAGACTCGGTGCTGCTCGTTGCAACGGACCGCATTTCCGCCTTCGACGTCGTTTTGCCGGGAGGGATACCGGGCCGCGGTTTGATCCTCACTCAACTAAGCCACTTTTGGTTTCAACAAACCAAACACATCGCCCCGAACCATATCATCCCCAACGAAGCAGAGATCCTGAAGGACGAATTAAAGCTCTCGTCCGATTCGCAACTTCGCTCCATGGCAGTCCGTAAGCTCAAGCCACTCGAGATCGAGTGCGTTGTTCGCGGTTACATAGCCGGATCTGGTTGGGCTTCATACCAAGCGGATAAAACCGTTTGCGGCATCAAGCTGCCCGAAGGGCTACAACTCGCGTCAAAGTTGCCGGAGCCAATTTTTACTCCCACTACCAAAGCAAGCGAGGGACACGATATGCCAGTCACCCCAGAGGAAGCCGCCGAAATCGTCGGACAGGATGTCTTCGACAAAGTCAAAGCGATCAGCCTGGAGCTTTACGCATTCGGAAGCCAGCTAGCCGCCAAAGCAGGTATCATCCTCGCTGACACGAAGTTTGAATTCGGAACGGATGAAAACGGAGAAATCTTCCTGATCGACGAAGTACTCACGCCAGACTCCTCGCGGTACTGGGATGCCGCCGAATACAAGGTCGGCAGCAGTCCAGCGAGCTTCGACAAGCAGATCATCCGAGACTATCTCGAATCTTTGAGCGACTGGAATAAGTGCCCTCCGGGACCAGAACTCCCGCCCGAAATCGTAGCAAAGGCCCAGTCTCGTTATCTGGAAGTCTACAGCAAGCTGGTTGGGGCAGTAGACTGA
- a CDS encoding type IV pili methyl-accepting chemotaxis transducer N-terminal domain-containing protein, giving the protein MPNSVLPSQSEPLSTRLKSLIAEIERSAKMAHLVSRNADGIASENKSSTRNAFAFETVASQMKTISEDALSRISVLREILSEMDSLTSTINLAGRQRMLSQRMMKLVLTQRFEEIDSPDLDEEIRETKLLFDKSMEELINNPLNTPSIKNKLLLTQGVWQCFLGSLNRKDYKSAAEENESVLKEMNEAVQLYKSLVHP; this is encoded by the coding sequence ATGCCTAATTCAGTCCTCCCCTCTCAGTCAGAACCTCTCTCCACACGCCTAAAATCACTCATAGCCGAGATCGAACGCTCCGCCAAAATGGCCCACCTCGTTTCACGCAACGCGGACGGCATCGCTAGCGAGAACAAGAGCAGCACCCGCAACGCCTTCGCCTTCGAGACCGTTGCCTCGCAAATGAAGACCATTAGCGAAGACGCCCTCAGTCGCATATCCGTATTACGAGAGATTCTGAGCGAAATGGACTCGCTTACCTCCACTATCAATTTGGCGGGGAGACAGAGAATGCTTTCGCAACGGATGATGAAGCTGGTTTTGACGCAGCGATTCGAAGAAATCGACTCCCCGGATCTGGATGAAGAAATAAGGGAGACGAAACTGCTCTTTGATAAAAGCATGGAGGAGCTCATCAACAACCCCCTCAATACCCCTTCGATCAAGAATAAGCTACTGCTTACTCAAGGCGTATGGCAGTGCTTTTTGGGCAGCCTCAACCGAAAGGATTACAAATCCGCGGCCGAGGAAAACGAGTCCGTGCTTAAGGAAATGAACGAGGCAGTCCAACTCTACAAATCGCTCGTCCACCCTTAG
- a CDS encoding glycoside-pentoside-hexuronide (GPH):cation symporter — MNVASPSKWTQRVGYGSADFACNLVWQMITLYLMFFYTDVMNLSPAQVGTLFLLTRVIDGVTDVLMGLLIDKTDTKWGKSRPYLLFGSIPFGVFAVLAFHVPEASPTGMLIYAYITYIGLSASYTLVNIPLTSILPSLTGDPQERTVLATTRIVFSFVGATVVGVAAQPMVQRFGGEDSSSGYLITMLIFAIVSVALFVFTFSTVRERVEVHQKKLSAKDAFSAIKGNHPWMIFALNIVFMWGSYFFQMGALIYYFTYNVGDPQLGAIIAGIASFVPIAGTFVTPTLTHFMMKRTVFMIGSGVNLAGLFFLIAAGDHRNLIIVAAVVTWLGHGLRQAIYFSMQADPVDYGEWKSGVSAAGLLSSINGFIGKLAMAGSGAVAAWLLTSANYVANQDQTSEALFAIKLNYLLIPAGLVILSIITMCFYRLDKIYPKIRRELDDRHSNSSEKPA; from the coding sequence ATGAATGTAGCATCCCCCAGCAAATGGACGCAGCGCGTCGGGTACGGTTCGGCAGACTTCGCCTGCAACCTAGTGTGGCAGATGATCACCCTGTATTTGATGTTCTTTTACACAGACGTCATGAACCTTTCACCCGCTCAAGTAGGAACACTCTTTCTCCTAACGCGTGTGATTGACGGGGTGACCGACGTCCTAATGGGGCTTTTAATCGATAAAACGGATACAAAATGGGGAAAATCCCGCCCCTACTTACTATTCGGTTCGATCCCATTCGGCGTTTTCGCTGTCCTGGCTTTCCACGTACCAGAAGCATCTCCAACTGGGATGCTTATCTACGCCTACATCACCTACATCGGCCTGTCGGCTTCCTACACTCTAGTTAATATACCTCTCACTTCGATTCTACCCAGCCTCACTGGCGACCCGCAGGAACGTACTGTTTTAGCCACTACACGAATCGTATTTTCCTTTGTCGGAGCCACAGTGGTCGGAGTCGCCGCGCAGCCGATGGTCCAGCGGTTTGGGGGCGAGGACTCAAGCAGTGGCTACCTGATAACCATGCTAATTTTCGCGATCGTCTCTGTCGCCTTGTTCGTCTTCACCTTCTCCACCGTTCGTGAGCGCGTGGAAGTCCACCAGAAAAAGTTATCCGCGAAGGACGCGTTTTCGGCAATCAAAGGAAACCACCCATGGATGATATTCGCTCTGAACATCGTTTTTATGTGGGGCTCCTATTTCTTCCAAATGGGAGCATTGATCTACTACTTCACCTACAACGTAGGTGATCCCCAGTTGGGAGCCATCATCGCAGGTATCGCGTCCTTCGTACCTATTGCTGGTACTTTCGTGACACCGACTCTCACCCACTTCATGATGAAACGAACGGTCTTCATGATTGGAAGCGGTGTGAACCTCGCCGGACTCTTTTTCCTGATAGCGGCCGGCGACCACCGAAACCTCATCATTGTAGCTGCAGTAGTGACTTGGCTTGGACACGGACTTCGCCAAGCGATCTACTTCTCGATGCAAGCAGATCCAGTCGACTATGGGGAATGGAAATCAGGCGTTAGCGCCGCTGGATTGCTGTCCTCAATAAATGGATTCATCGGCAAGCTTGCCATGGCAGGCTCTGGAGCGGTGGCAGCCTGGTTATTGACCTCCGCAAATTACGTGGCGAACCAGGACCAAACCTCAGAGGCTCTATTTGCCATCAAACTAAACTACCTGCTTATTCCAGCAGGTCTCGTAATTCTCTCCATAATTACGATGTGCTTCTATCGCTTGGACAAGATCTACCCCAAGATCCGGAGAGAGCTTGACGATCGGCATTCCAACTCGAGCGAGAAACCGGCATAA
- a CDS encoding beta-glucosidase, with translation MLNRRIDTLIPRALLLACSSLSALSAYAEDEPWRNPDTPPSERAEQLLAAMSQEEKIALVLASEDHEYAALEHLGLPLLRRVDASAGLRGDTGVTAFPAPIALGATFNPELGNAMGEAIAQEARLKGWNVILGPTVDLARDPLFGRIAESYGEDPLISGQIGAKVVEGMQSQDVLTMVKHFNVYHQETDRLFVDIQVSERALRELYQLPFDLMLENDAPASIMGSYPKINGTFACENEELISSLKEDDRFTGFFATDYAAGAQLSIGRPANLVEQFNAGIDSWSLQPSFYKPTDPFTDGSIPEARLDDAAKRILSPIFKYNLFDNPLPNRVAANATNDEHQELAKQIAIEGSVLLKNSDSTLPLSQQKSIAVIGPASTDMITGIQGSSYVDPGQFTTALNAISNSVSEPSLVVHEQGSLGDSPLPVIGVPSFPFVEPNPLSTPSGEPGLKLEIFDNPEFAGKPVYTRVETEIRLEQAPLADLPREWAARWTGTVTSPQGGLTRFNATLSGTVRLKIGDQTIISGSRAAKDFFAGHGGHYRYPIDGTAYLEAGQPTPISVEYTTSKGLWGNSISIGWQAMSLIPAAVEIAKSSDVAVVFVNQVSGEEMDRLNLELPGDQNQLVHAVAAANPNTIVVVNTPGAISMPWIDDVKAVLHVWQPGAAAGTALADILFGKVDPGGRLPITFPQSLEQGPALYDGGGSISYDEGVFIGYSYFKQHQQKPLFPFGHGLSYTSFEYSDLKITSHSKTPSLTLTLTNTGERAGSTVPQVYVDEREVDGIAIPYRLAGFKKVHLAAGESKQVSIDLEPKTLSYWDSDSSTWILPKGDVTLSVGESSAEIVLSGVLNIR, from the coding sequence ATGTTAAACAGACGCATCGATACCCTGATACCCCGAGCCCTATTACTAGCCTGCTCCTCCCTTAGCGCGCTCTCCGCTTACGCAGAAGACGAGCCCTGGAGAAACCCCGACACCCCTCCTAGCGAACGCGCCGAGCAGCTCCTAGCCGCCATGAGCCAAGAGGAGAAAATCGCCCTCGTCCTCGCCAGCGAGGACCACGAATACGCTGCACTTGAACATCTAGGGCTTCCTTTACTCAGACGCGTCGACGCCTCGGCAGGACTTCGTGGGGATACAGGAGTAACCGCCTTTCCCGCCCCCATTGCCTTAGGAGCGACTTTCAATCCCGAGCTCGGGAACGCTATGGGTGAGGCAATCGCCCAAGAAGCAAGACTCAAGGGCTGGAACGTCATACTCGGGCCTACCGTCGACTTGGCGCGAGATCCCCTCTTTGGACGTATCGCCGAGTCTTACGGGGAAGACCCTTTAATCTCCGGACAAATCGGGGCTAAAGTCGTAGAAGGGATGCAAAGTCAAGACGTCCTGACCATGGTCAAACACTTCAATGTCTACCATCAGGAAACAGATCGCCTGTTCGTCGATATACAAGTATCCGAAAGAGCCTTACGCGAGCTTTACCAGCTCCCCTTCGACCTCATGCTCGAAAACGATGCCCCCGCTTCGATTATGGGATCGTATCCCAAAATCAATGGCACCTTCGCTTGCGAAAACGAAGAGCTCATCTCCTCTCTCAAAGAAGACGATCGATTCACAGGATTTTTTGCCACAGACTACGCGGCCGGCGCTCAGCTTTCAATCGGCAGACCAGCCAATCTGGTCGAGCAATTCAATGCCGGGATAGATTCCTGGAGCCTCCAACCTTCATTCTACAAGCCTACTGACCCATTCACGGACGGCTCGATCCCAGAAGCCAGACTAGACGACGCTGCTAAACGCATATTGTCCCCTATATTCAAATACAACCTTTTCGACAACCCACTACCAAATCGCGTCGCAGCCAACGCCACAAACGACGAACACCAAGAGCTCGCCAAACAGATCGCGATCGAAGGCAGCGTGTTGCTTAAAAACAGTGACTCGACCCTTCCTCTCTCCCAACAAAAAAGCATCGCAGTGATAGGCCCCGCATCGACTGATATGATAACCGGCATCCAAGGTTCTTCATACGTAGATCCCGGACAGTTCACCACCGCTCTGAATGCGATCTCCAATTCAGTCTCAGAGCCATCCTTAGTTGTGCATGAGCAAGGCTCACTCGGAGACAGCCCTCTCCCCGTCATCGGGGTTCCAAGCTTTCCCTTTGTCGAACCGAACCCACTATCGACTCCATCCGGCGAACCTGGGTTGAAACTGGAGATCTTCGACAACCCAGAATTCGCAGGCAAACCTGTGTACACTCGAGTCGAAACCGAAATCAGACTCGAGCAAGCTCCCTTGGCCGACCTTCCGCGCGAATGGGCTGCTCGATGGACCGGTACTGTCACATCTCCCCAAGGCGGCCTCACTCGATTTAACGCGACCCTAAGCGGGACAGTTCGCTTAAAAATCGGAGATCAAACCATCATCTCCGGCTCACGGGCCGCAAAAGATTTCTTCGCTGGCCACGGGGGCCACTACCGCTATCCCATCGACGGCACCGCCTACCTAGAAGCCGGTCAACCCACTCCAATCTCGGTGGAATACACGACCTCAAAAGGACTCTGGGGGAATTCCATCTCTATTGGCTGGCAAGCAATGTCACTTATTCCCGCAGCCGTTGAAATCGCAAAATCCTCCGATGTCGCAGTCGTGTTCGTAAACCAAGTTAGCGGCGAGGAAATGGATCGCCTCAATCTCGAACTACCGGGAGACCAAAACCAACTGGTCCATGCAGTCGCTGCCGCAAACCCAAACACCATCGTAGTCGTCAACACACCGGGTGCCATCTCAATGCCGTGGATTGACGACGTTAAGGCAGTGCTTCACGTTTGGCAGCCAGGCGCAGCGGCAGGCACCGCTCTAGCGGACATCCTATTTGGTAAGGTCGATCCGGGTGGGCGCCTACCCATCACCTTCCCCCAAAGTCTCGAGCAAGGCCCAGCCCTCTATGACGGTGGCGGCTCGATCTCCTACGACGAGGGAGTCTTTATCGGCTACAGCTATTTCAAACAACACCAACAAAAACCTCTGTTCCCATTTGGCCATGGCCTATCGTATACTTCCTTTGAATACAGCGATCTAAAGATCACGAGTCATTCCAAAACGCCTTCCCTCACGCTAACGCTCACCAATACCGGCGAGCGTGCCGGCTCCACAGTTCCTCAGGTGTATGTGGATGAGAGAGAAGTTGACGGGATAGCGATTCCCTACCGACTCGCAGGGTTTAAAAAAGTCCACCTTGCAGCCGGCGAGTCCAAACAGGTAAGCATCGATCTAGAACCCAAAACGCTCTCCTACTGGGATAGTGATTCAAGCACATGGATTCTTCCAAAAGGTGACGTGACTCTAAGCGTGGGCGAATCCTCAGCAGAGATCGTCCTTTCTGGAGTACTCAACATACGCTGA
- a CDS encoding TonB-dependent receptor plug domain-containing protein produces MTQHNSSYVSPKRHVIAVGACLLLSAFPLSTSNAQDEEVFTLDAFQVTGTNIRGGEQNTGSKVINFNRVQIEELGVTTTEALLKTNPAMGNFQSLYQGNGDAGGGYVPSIHGIGEGQTLVLVNGHRLPGSGWLVTAADPSVIPASAIERVDIIADGASAIYGSDAVEGVINIILRKDYEGAESTVKYGMGDGLYNFSFNTVYGSTWKDGSLLIGYDYGKSSNLKGSDRSTFYTQDLSSLGGSDYRSTNAYPANISIDGVTYSLPGFDTDTLNKFDVAPYFDIIPEVEKHNLLLALNQQVSEKLTLSAELYYLTRDILQEVPPESTSVTVPDTNPYFIAPPNSSASSVVASYDLTNDLGYLYNTTETDVYSIAAGAALSMANDWRGTLDITHGWSEGVRFQPIVNQNAVAEAAMGTTLETALNPFGIGATTSDSVLALLPTSVNVAPETEQTTSEATLKFDGPIFETAAGQAQFAIGTTYRKEGYDSISRSGELSNPLVGVADIDRTIYSVFGEMLIPLIDESNSKPGFDSLSLSLAARYDDYDDFGDTTNPKAGITWTPFEGLDLRASYGTSFHAPRLSDIGVGVDTRLIPIPAYFLGGYYPPSAPRMPNNSIIIAGGSEGLEPEKATTYTFGFDFVPQSLPRFHFSASYYDILFEDKVDVVFAPNFYNPGDDRFYLSFPTEEEALALIDGIPLPPGAIIFEPIEYIGDVRRYNLGNIWSSGIDFEASYSWNTEHGTIETGLSGNYVLEYDVQQTDGAPITDSLDTETSPGLKLRAHLSYTYDRFGLHLFANRTDSYYHTSAQHRVGDYTTLDLHLNYEFKKGWLEQTRIGLDVSNLLDEEPPFVNQSQINNGDGSGVFGFDRLNASPIGRVISLSASHPW; encoded by the coding sequence ATGACCCAACATAATAGCTCATACGTGTCACCCAAACGACACGTCATTGCAGTGGGAGCCTGCCTCCTACTTTCAGCCTTCCCACTCTCAACTTCAAACGCGCAAGACGAGGAGGTATTTACTCTAGACGCTTTCCAAGTCACCGGAACGAACATTAGAGGAGGAGAACAAAATACAGGCTCTAAAGTGATCAACTTCAACCGCGTTCAGATCGAAGAACTCGGGGTAACAACGACAGAAGCGCTGCTCAAGACCAATCCCGCCATGGGCAATTTTCAATCCCTGTATCAAGGAAATGGCGACGCTGGCGGAGGCTATGTCCCAAGCATACACGGAATAGGCGAAGGCCAAACCCTAGTACTCGTAAACGGGCACAGACTACCAGGATCAGGATGGCTCGTAACGGCAGCAGACCCCTCCGTCATCCCTGCCTCGGCAATCGAACGAGTAGACATCATCGCGGATGGAGCTTCGGCAATTTACGGCTCAGACGCAGTCGAGGGTGTCATTAATATTATACTACGCAAGGATTACGAAGGAGCGGAAAGCACAGTCAAGTACGGCATGGGCGACGGCCTCTATAATTTCAGTTTCAATACGGTATACGGAAGTACTTGGAAGGACGGATCCTTACTGATCGGATACGACTACGGCAAGTCTAGCAACTTGAAAGGAAGCGACAGATCTACCTTCTATACTCAGGACCTTAGTAGCCTCGGTGGTAGTGATTATCGATCGACCAACGCCTACCCAGCGAATATCAGCATCGATGGAGTAACGTATTCGCTTCCTGGATTCGATACGGACACTCTCAATAAATTCGACGTCGCCCCCTACTTCGACATCATACCGGAAGTCGAAAAACACAACCTCCTCCTCGCCCTCAACCAACAGGTCAGCGAGAAGCTCACCCTGTCAGCAGAGCTCTACTACCTGACCCGAGACATCCTTCAGGAAGTGCCACCTGAGAGCACCTCAGTCACAGTACCGGACACAAACCCCTATTTTATCGCTCCACCTAATTCTTCAGCCTCTTCCGTAGTCGCCAGCTACGACCTGACCAACGATTTGGGATACCTATATAATACCACGGAGACTGACGTCTACTCCATCGCCGCCGGCGCCGCTCTTTCCATGGCAAACGATTGGAGAGGCACCCTCGACATCACTCACGGTTGGTCGGAGGGAGTTCGGTTCCAGCCCATAGTAAACCAGAACGCGGTCGCGGAAGCGGCGATGGGCACAACTCTCGAAACCGCCCTAAACCCGTTCGGGATCGGAGCTACAACCTCCGACTCAGTCTTGGCCCTGCTGCCAACTAGCGTAAACGTAGCCCCAGAAACCGAACAAACGACCTCCGAAGCCACCCTTAAGTTTGACGGCCCTATCTTCGAAACGGCAGCCGGCCAAGCTCAATTCGCTATAGGCACTACGTACCGGAAAGAAGGATACGATTCCATCTCACGCTCAGGAGAGCTAAGCAATCCACTAGTCGGCGTCGCCGATATAGACCGTACGATTTACTCAGTGTTTGGAGAAATGCTAATCCCCCTCATCGACGAGAGCAACAGCAAGCCTGGCTTCGACTCCTTAAGCCTATCCCTCGCTGCACGCTACGACGACTACGACGATTTCGGAGACACAACAAACCCCAAAGCCGGCATAACCTGGACACCCTTCGAAGGGCTTGACTTGCGAGCCAGTTACGGAACCTCATTCCACGCGCCTCGACTCTCGGATATAGGGGTGGGAGTCGACACTAGACTTATACCAATCCCAGCGTATTTTCTAGGTGGATACTACCCGCCGAGCGCTCCTAGAATGCCCAATAACTCTATCATCATAGCCGGCGGTTCCGAGGGACTCGAGCCAGAGAAAGCCACAACCTATACCTTCGGTTTCGACTTTGTTCCGCAAAGCCTCCCTCGTTTCCACTTCAGCGCCTCTTACTACGACATTTTGTTCGAGGATAAGGTAGACGTCGTCTTCGCTCCGAATTTCTACAATCCCGGAGACGACCGATTCTACCTTTCATTTCCCACCGAAGAGGAAGCGCTCGCCTTGATAGACGGCATCCCTCTCCCTCCAGGCGCTATTATATTCGAACCGATAGAATATATAGGAGACGTGCGTCGCTACAACCTAGGCAATATCTGGAGCAGCGGAATAGACTTCGAGGCTTCCTACAGTTGGAACACAGAACATGGCACGATTGAAACCGGACTAAGCGGCAACTACGTTCTGGAGTACGATGTCCAGCAAACAGACGGTGCCCCAATAACAGACTCTCTCGATACAGAGACCTCGCCCGGACTAAAGCTGCGAGCGCACCTTTCCTACACTTACGATCGCTTTGGCCTGCACCTTTTCGCCAACCGCACCGACAGTTACTACCACACCTCAGCGCAACATCGAGTCGGCGATTACACCACACTCGATCTACACCTCAACTACGAGTTCAAGAAAGGCTGGCTGGAACAAACCCGCATCGGCCTAGATGTAAGCAACCTGCTCGATGAGGAACCTCCATTCGTCAACCAAAGCCAGATAAACAACGGCGACGGCAGCGGCGTATTCGGCTTCGACCGATTAAACGCCTCTCCTATCGGGCGGGTCATATCCCTAAGCGCCAGCCATCCGTGGTAA
- a CDS encoding helix-turn-helix domain-containing protein: MPQPEPVYDRLTIQEFFVDPNFPLTAYHEVRNVPMRMHTHEFGELVFVKGGRGQHVLPGETYELEAGDVFFLPKNIPHGYEAPESLELFNVLFLASKLPWNLQDLDGLPGFRLLFQLEPRARKQHRFASHLRLVTSDFERVQRIITRLNSEVENRPAGYETMSIGLFLELVAYLARAYENLPSEESVSLRAVDKAMRYLSDNYSDELDVALLAKRCGMSERSFYRAFRDAAGTSPKQFVLELRLRHAKDALLVPGSRVTDVALDAGFSDSNYFTRIFKEHVGQSPSAWAKSMSGRPSLKD; this comes from the coding sequence ATGCCCCAGCCCGAGCCTGTTTACGATCGCCTAACGATACAGGAGTTTTTCGTTGATCCGAACTTTCCGCTCACCGCCTATCATGAGGTGCGGAATGTTCCCATGCGAATGCACACGCACGAGTTTGGGGAGTTAGTCTTTGTGAAAGGCGGAAGGGGGCAACATGTGCTTCCGGGAGAGACCTACGAGCTCGAAGCAGGTGACGTGTTCTTTTTGCCCAAAAACATACCTCACGGATACGAGGCTCCGGAGTCACTTGAGCTCTTCAATGTGCTTTTTCTTGCATCGAAGTTGCCTTGGAATTTGCAGGATCTCGATGGATTGCCCGGGTTTCGATTGCTTTTTCAACTAGAGCCTCGCGCTAGGAAACAGCACCGATTTGCCTCTCATCTACGCTTAGTCACGAGCGATTTCGAACGGGTGCAGCGAATTATTACCCGCCTGAACAGCGAAGTAGAAAACCGTCCGGCGGGCTATGAAACCATGTCTATCGGTCTATTTTTGGAGCTCGTCGCCTACCTTGCGCGGGCTTACGAAAATTTGCCGTCCGAGGAGTCCGTCAGCTTGAGAGCTGTGGATAAGGCTATGCGGTACCTATCAGACAACTACAGTGATGAGTTGGACGTGGCTTTATTGGCCAAGCGTTGTGGCATGTCTGAGCGTTCGTTTTACAGAGCTTTTCGAGACGCTGCGGGTACCTCTCCCAAGCAGTTTGTTCTAGAGTTGCGATTGCGCCATGCCAAAGATGCGCTTCTGGTACCCGGTTCTCGAGTTACTGACGTGGCCCTGGACGCGGGGTTCTCCGACAGCAACTATTTCACGCGTATCTTTAAAGAGCATGTTGGCCAGAGTCCAAGCGCTTGGGCTAAGTCGATGAGTGGGCGCCCGAGCTTGAAAGATTGA